Proteins found in one Eriocheir sinensis breed Jianghai 21 unplaced genomic scaffold, ASM2467909v1 Scaffold305, whole genome shotgun sequence genomic segment:
- the LOC126991605 gene encoding uncharacterized protein LOC126991605: MTVPRWPSIARRTQCLQTNGNLVPATPAHPSTHKPSSSPIRLLSHSLASMPTRPHILPSAGSLTEPTCPTPTTPIFASLRANPRPVPVSPSWPSPPYPDPTHSPPVPVLTPPLTSPPRPNPRRCSPRYHRSSSNGDSGSPAVWNQQTSRLVVRSSKRSWAAGLVLNGVV; this comes from the exons ATGACCGTCCCGCGCTGGCCGTCCATTGCCAGGAGGACGCAGTGCCTTCAGACCAACGGAAACTTAGTGCCGGC CACGCCCGCTCACCCGTCCACTCACAAGCCCTCCAGCTCGCCCATCCGCCTGCTGTCTCATTCCCTCGCCAGCATGCCCACCCGCCCCCACATCCTTCCGTCCGCTGGCTCACTC ACCGAACCCACTTGCCCCACCCCCACCACGCCCATCTTCGCCTCCCTCAGAGCAAACCCACGCCCCGTCCCAGTCAGCCCGTCCTGGCCCTCTCCACCTTACCCAGACCCAACCCACTCGCCCCCCGTTCCCGTCCTGACCCCGCCCCTCACCTCTCCGCCCAGACCCAAC CCTCGCCGCTGCTCGCCACGCTACCACAGAAGCAGCAGCAACGGTGACTCGGGGAGCCCTGCGGTCTGGAATCAGCAGACGAGCCGCCTTGTTGTTCGGTCCAGCAAACGCTCGTGGGCGGCAG